The Anolis carolinensis isolate JA03-04 chromosome 2, rAnoCar3.1.pri, whole genome shotgun sequence genome has a window encoding:
- the LOC100563591 gene encoding histone H3.3A encodes MARTKQTARKSTGGKAPRKQLATKAARKSAPSTGGVKKPHRYRPGTVALREIRRYQKSTELLIRKLPFQRLVREIAQDFKTDLRFQSAAIGALQEASEAYLVGLFEDTNLCAIHAKRVTIMPKDIQLARRIRGERA; translated from the exons ATGGCCCGTACCAAGCAGACTGCCCGTAAATCCACCGGAGGCAAAGCTCCACGTAAACAACTGGCTACCAAAGCTGCCAGGAAAAGTGCTCCCTCCACTGGTGGAGTCAAGAAACCTCATCGCTACag GCCCGGTACTGTAGCCCTACGTGAGATTCGGCGTTATCAAAAATCCACTGAACTTTTGATTCGCAAGCTTCCATTCCAGAGGTTGGTAAGGGAGATTGCCCAAGATTTCAAGACAGACTTGAGATTCCAGAGTGCGGCCATTGGTGCGCTGCAG GAGGCCAGTGAAGCGTATCTGGTGGGCCTCTTTGAAGACACAAATCTGTGTGCCATCCATGCCAAGAGAGTCACCATCATGCCCAAAGACATCCAGTTGGCTCGTAGGATACGGGGAGAGAGGGCTTGA